The DNA region TGTTCGTGGTGTTGCCGCGGCGGGCGGCGTTCGGGAGTTTGGCGGCGAGTAGCAGCAGGGCGATGGCGATGACGGCGCTGCTGGATCCGATGGCGGCGATGCCTGCGGCGGCTTGGCCGATGCCCCAGCCGACTCCGGCGCCGGTCATTCCGGCTGCGGCGCCGCCTGCGAAGACCAGCTGGGCGCGGGGGTCGATGAGCGGCTGGGGGGTCAGGTCGCGGGGCTGCGGGGCGGTGGCCGGCTGGATGAGTCGGGCGTCAATGGCGATAGAGGTGCCCGGGTTGTAGGGGTCGGGGACATAGGCGATGGGCGGGCGTTCGGCGTACAGCTCGACGTTGGCGGGGCGGGTGTAGCCGGGCTGCGGCTGCCCGACCGGGGCGTGCTGCTGGTACGGCTCGGGCAGCTGCATGAGGGGTCTCCTTCGGTGGGTTAGCGGTTGCGGCGGCGGGTGGAGCGGTAACCGAACGGGCCGGGAAGATCGAGCGATGTGGTGCGCCGCCCGGTGGAGCTGATCGTGTGCCGGGGGCCGCGGCCGGCACCGAGGGTGATCGACCAGGACAGGCGGTTGATGTTCAACCGGACCCCGGGGAAGATCCGGAACGACTTGCGGAACGTGATCGGCATGCGGGGCTCCTAGAGTGTGGGCTGGTCGGCACGGTGCTTGCCGGTGCCGGTACAGATCGGGCAGACGGTGGTGGTGTGCTGGCTGTTGCGGGCCGAGTAGAGGGCGCCCTTGCCGCCGCAGCAGAAGCAGACGCCGCGGGTTTCGGCAGCTTTCTGACCGAGCGGGGTGTTCTGGGCTTCCCATTGCTCATCGGTCATCGACGAGGCGCCGTCGACCTTGGTGACGGCCTGGCCTTCGGTGATGGCCTTGGCTGGCTCGGTGGTGTCGGCGCCTTGTCCGTACCAGGCTCCGCCGACGGTCTTCCCGCCGTGGCGCTTCTTCTCGTGCTCGCGGAGGGCCTTGGTGGCTTCCTTGGCGTCCCGGAAGCGGGGCTTCTCCTTTTTGCCGCAGGGGCAGGTCCAGCCGACGAGCCCGGTGCGTTTGTCGGGGCTGAACCGGGCGGCCATGGCGACCTTGATCCGGCCGGCCTTCTGCTTGGTCGGTTTGGCGGGGCAGGGCTTGGAGCCGGTGAAGGAGCCGTCTTTGCCCTTGGTGAAGATCTGTCCGTTGCCGTGGCAGGTGGTACAGCCTTCGTGGGTGTAGCGGAGGATCGCGGCGTCCTTGCGGGACATGACGACGCTCTTGCGGGCATCCATCTGTGAGGCGGCGATGAGGGCGACGCGCATGCCGAGTCGGGCGTGTAGCGGCACCGTTTTGGGGACCTTGAGGCCTTTGCCGACTCGGGCGCGCGGGACGGGCTTCCGGCGGCGGGTGGCCGGCTTCCTGGTGGCGGTGGGCGTCTTCGCGGGCATGATCGGCGGGTCCTCTCGTCTGATCACTTTGTGGTGGTTTGCGGGGTGCTCAAGGAGTGCTCAGCGCTGCTCCGTCGCAGGTCAGGGCTGCTCAACTGGGTGCTCAGGGGGTGCTCACGATTTCGCTGAGCAGGCAACTGAGCAGGGCCTTGAGCGGCTCTGACCTGCGGAGGAGCAGTCGTGAGCACCCCATGAGCAGGGGGCAAATCAGGAGATAGCGACCAGAGCTTCGAGCTTGTAGCCGCGAGGGTTCTTAAGCCCGTCGAGCGGGCCCAGAGTCACCGCAGAGCCTGCACCGGCATCACGGAGTAGCGATTGCAGATCAGCCAACTCCAGCGCCTCGTAGGCTTCCTCGTCGTGCTCCCTCAGCGCACCTGCCAGGACTTCGCTGCGCATCCGGTCGACTCCGGCGTTCGCCATGACGGCAATGGAGTCGGCAATGACCTGGCTACTCACAACGACGCGCTCAGAGCCTCCATCCGCCAGATGTAGGAGGCCGGCGGCGGCTAGCGTGTCGCGGTCGAACCAGGGGCGCCCGGCGTCCTTGCGCGCGGCGACAGCCTGCTTGATGGCCTGGTTGCTGTGCTCGTTCCACCCGTACAGCAGCGGTCGGTTGAGGCCAGGGCCCTTGATGTACGACTGGCCGGCGTCGTTCTTGAGGTCCTTGTTCTGGGCAGGGACGAGCCTGTCTGGGCGGAACCCGTCGGAGATCGCGCCGCGGCCAAGGACCAGGGGGATGTCGTCCCACCGAGAGGCGAGCATGATGCTGAGGGTGAATGTGTCGGCGATGGCGTCACCCATGGCGTCAGAGGTGGCGTCCTGGCCGGCGGCGATGGGGTAGATGCCGGACTGCTTGCCGAGGCGGAGCAGCTCGATGAAGCTCTCCTTGGCCGTCTTGCTGAGGTAGATGAACTCGTCGACGAACGGGAAGATCGCCGGGTGCTTCTGGGTGGCGATCCAGGTGTCGCCCATGTTGAGCCGGTTCCGAACGATCTGCCGGCCGCGGGCCATCTTGACCAGGTGGCCAAGCCACTTTTCGCAGTCTTTGTTGCCGCGGATCGGCGGGGCGGCCATCACGCCTTCGAACTCGCGGAGCCCGTCCTTGACCGGGTCGAGGTCGAGGGCGATGGCGTTGTGGCAGGCGGTGATGACCTCGGCAAGGTCGCGCAGGACGCCGGTTGTCTTCGCGGCACCTGATACGCCGATTGCAAGGATGCGCAGTCCTTCGAGAATCAGGTTGAGATCGCTTCCGTCCATGCAGCGACCGAAGTTGTGCGGGGCGGAGATGTCGAGGCTGTTCGGGGCGTGCGGGGTGGGCTTGGGCATGTTTTCGAAGGGGTTGGCCTGGACGAGGCGCAGCGTGAGGTGGGCGGACTCCTGCGGGTCGGGGTCGATGAGGGTGCCGCCCCGCTTCACGTTGAAGTGGGAGTCGAGCTGGTCCGCGGCACCGTTGACCTTGCCGACGGTGGAGCCCTTGAGGACGACGTCGACTTCCCAGCCCCATGCCTGGTGGCCGATGGCACGGACGGCCCGGGTGCCGATGCCTTCGGCGGCGAGGGCGCGGGATACGCATTCGGCGACCTGGTCCCCGCTGGTGCAGTGCCCGAGGGGGAACGGCTCGTCGCTGTTCGGGTCGTCGTGCTCGGCGATGACCTGCTCGGGTGCGATGTCGGGTGCGTTGAGCCGGTACCTGCCGTACAGGGCGGTCGTTGTGACTATTGCGAGGCCGGTGGTGCTCGGCGGGATCGCCCACGAGTAGTCGAGGGCGGTCATTCCGGCACCGGCGACGAGAGCCCACCAGCCGGCCAGGTTGAGACCGGCGGCGCCGATTGCAGACCAGCCGAGGAACCGCCACCGGGACTTGCGCACCTGCTGGACCTTGTTCCAGTCGGCGCCTTTGTTCATCCCGCCGAGGACTTCCTGGAGGTCGTGGGCGCGGACGTATCGGTAGCCGAGGTAGCTGCCGGCTTTGAGCCCGGCCCACAGCCAGCTGCCGGCGGTCAGTCCGCCGTAGGCGCTGAGGCCGACGGCCCGCCCGGTGACGGACGCGACGACCATCGCCGCGGAGCCGGCGTGACGGAGGACGGGGCGACGCTCCGGGAACGGCTCGAGAACACCCGGGGCGATGTCCTCTTCGAGGTCGTCGTGATCGATGGCCTGGCCGGGGATGACCTTCGTCAGGTCCCAGCCGGCGGGGATCGTCAGCGGCTCGGCTTCGGTGCTCACTTCTGCTCCTCGGTGGCGGTGTTCTTGGCGGTGATGGCGGCCTGCTTGCGGGCGGCCGAAACGAACGGAGGGGCGTCCCCGGCGCGGCGGGTTCCACGCACCTTCGGGCCGGTCCTGGAACCCCTGCCAGACTTAGGGGGGAGATGTGGAACACGCTGCGATGACGTGCCCTTGCTGAGGGTGTTCGCGGGGTCACGTTCAAGGACTCGCTTCATGCGTTCGGCGGCGGCGTTGCGGGCGCTGATGCTGTTCGCGGTGACGCCCGGCTTCGCGGCGTGCTTGTCGTCCCACGCCCGGTCCCAGACAGCGTCGGTAACGGTGGTCTCGCCCATGGCGACGGCGAGCTTCAGCGCGTACTTCCACTCGTCCGGGAACTCCGTCCTGCGCTGCTCGGCCAGCCGCAGGTTGATGGCGTCCCGAGCCTTCTGCCGCGCCTCTTCACGGGCGGCTTCCCGCTTCTCCTGGGCGACCTCCTGGGCGGCCTGCTTCTCTGCCGCCTTCCGCTCCGCCCGACGCTCCCGCCAGCTGAGCACGCCGTCGCGACGGCGGATCCGGCCGTGCTCGTGGAGGTCCCACACGCCGGGGCCGGCGAGCGAAGCGAACGCAGTACCAATCGCGGTGGCAGGGTCGAAGTGCTCCAGGCCGTGCCAGAGGTTGACGCCGGCTGCGACGAAGGCGAGGGACCAGGCGATAAGCCGGTAGTGCCAGTGCGGACGGTGTGCGGCGACGGCGGCTGCCGCACCGGCGAGGATGACCCAGGCTCCGGCTTCGAGCATGATCGGGGCAGCGAGGAGCCACTTGGCGTTGGGGTTATAGAAAGCGGACATCTGCACCGGCAGTGCGACAACCGCACACATGATCGCGAACGCGAGAGCGGCGTTACGCCACCTGTTCGCGGACTGGTCGACCTTCTCCGCGCCCTTCGCCTCAGCCTGCTCGGACTGCTTCGCCGCGGCCCGCTCTTCTTCGTCGAGGCGGGCTGCCTTCTCGCGCTTCCGCTGGA from Streptomyces sp. B1I3 includes:
- a CDS encoding DUF4236 domain-containing protein, which codes for MPITFRKSFRIFPGVRLNINRLSWSITLGAGRGPRHTISSTGRRTTSLDLPGPFGYRSTRRRNR